In a single window of the Diabrotica undecimpunctata isolate CICGRU chromosome 11, icDiaUnde3, whole genome shotgun sequence genome:
- the LOC140452815 gene encoding uncharacterized protein: MEELKKSRKSLKARLTRISNWFSINKDCETIDLLLEKQSQLALHFSEYEKIQQQIEGLDDSELDSQESIEFEEKYTNTLVNIKIQIKALSNNILDYSKNTPIEHISKGTVKLPEISMQTFEGNFEDWNSFFQLFCTLVIDNSQLNDLQRFIYLKSFLRREPLELIKNIEVVNDNFQIALDTLKERYDNKPRIVSLLIKRLLKVSSLAKCTSQTLRNFITQAKQNIMALNNLEVPTQYWDLILIEIFLEKLDYNTHKAFEYEVGTKSLPTLKQFFEFLENRCNILEKLNCSETQQKGFKYSQKVTHFSSSDNKVNSNKLNCSFCNHSMHNIYQCEKFKASSLSDRNNFVKLKHLCKNCLGSKHFVANCTSQRTCNICNKKHHSLLHSANTSMVSSISRSQVPSSNSHAQNSQPSQGTSSDNHMPSVSQRSAHSLQPQTSCMSDTTQTFTALSIKNEVLLATALVTLYTKEHQPIRARCLLDNASQTSFITQELVNKLKLSPYTRTLEISTLSQNCSVSNKMVDLKIFSLYDCKKGFMTSCAVLKNITCRLPQVPIDRTKIKLPEWVQLADPSYSVPGKIDMLLGSDVYGKLLLNDLIQLGDGLPTLQNTHFGYVMFGQVPVRPHSKNNLNLCTLHDKSQILSTSNSQHVSLFTQSLSDDSIDNKLQKFWEIEEIPDKTILTPQENLAEQIFKNTTQILPDGRFQVDIPLISKDAPTQLGDSFYMAKKRFLSLENKLVKNNELYTQYKNFISEYISLSHARVVPLSLLNSDSGKKYFLPHHCVLKEDSLTTKLRVVFDGSMKTTTQVSLNDLMLKGYRTQPELFDILIRFRTYKFALTADIQKMFRQIKINPDQTFLLNILWRDSPQEELQCLELQTVTYGTKSAPFLSTRCLMELAHVHKNSYPLASDALLNSCYVDDILFGSETLDGLFKAHNEISELLKKACISLHKWCSNSKEFLTNITNKSQIASYTISPEKIASNKVLGLRWDAQTDSFSISIPKIMVKTSFTKREVLSTIAQIFDPQGLIAPVTIIAKIIMQKIWLSKVNWDDALTSELQSEWIVFVSNIPFLKNINIPRPLFRTDPDKIIKIEIHAFSDASIRAYATCVYIRVMDQSKKVSCTLVASKSRVAPLKTLTLPRLELMGAVLCSKLTQRLITTLNSTSMHINSINLWSDSEIVLAWLKSHPSRWSQFVANRVAQIQEISSGFHWRYVKSKENPADILSRGLIPSELVNSHLWWHGPQWLGKYDLTLDSCDKGMTCSNPPEERRLSHMQTQQYPIENFCCSMSNKFSNFSTFQRTLAYCFRFIHNATISSVTRYGPLSVSELHSSEQKIITFLQLVYFSQEISELKSGKTLSNKSLLSLNVFLDDKEMLRVGGRLKHAHVPFDQKYPLLLPSKHHIVQLMLKREHIRLCHSGAQTTLSNFRLKYWPLNGLRTIKKIIHSCITCFRFRAQPASQLMADLPKERLVVSHPFTNVGTDFGGPFFIKSSRLRKAPVTKCYIAIFVCMVTRAVHIELVSGLSTEAFILTLKRFISRRGNPKIIYSDNASNFFGAKNQLKEFSTFLKNKETSNSIQNFLAASEISWKFIPPRSPHHGGLWEAAIKSTKYHIFRLIGNSQLTFEEFSTVLAQIEAVLNSRPLCSLSNDPSDLSCLTPGHFLIGKPLTSFPERDVSDISENRLSIWQRSTKIQQLFWKRWTVDYLNRLQNRPKWTSTKENLQLNDLVLLKDENNPPLKWPLARVIEVFPGSNKRVRVVKVQTKDGIFTRSIAKLCPLPDYKR; encoded by the coding sequence ATGGAGGAGTTGAAAAAATCTCGTAAATCTCTAAAGGCTAGACTTACTAGAATTTCTAATTGGTTTAGTATAAATAAAGATTGTGAAACTATTGATTTGTTACTTGAAAAACAAAGTCAATTAGCGTTACATTTCTCTGAATATGAAAAaattcaacaacaaattgaaggTCTCGATGACTCTGAATTAGATTCACAGGAGTCAATTGAATTCGAAGAAAAATATACGAATACTctagtaaatattaaaatacagataAAAGCTTTAAGTAATAACATTTTAGATTATAGTAAAAATACTCCAATAGAACATATCTCAAAAGGCACAGTTAAATTGCCCGAAATCTCTATGCAAACCTTTGAAGGTAATTTTGAGGATTGGAATTCGTTTTTTCAACTATTCTGTACTTTAGTGATTGATAACTCACAGTTAAATGATTTGCAGAGATTTATTTATCTCAAATCTTTTCTGAGGCGTGAACCATtagaattaatcaaaaatattgaaGTGGTAAATGACAATTTTCAAATTGCTTTGGACACGCTTAAGGAAAGGTATGATAATAAACCTCGAATTGTATCATTACTCATAAAAAGGTTATTAAAGGTTTCATCTCTAGCAAAATGTACCTCACAAACTCTGAGAAACTTTATTACTCAAGCAAAACAAAACATTATGGCTCTAAATAATCTGGAGGTTCCAACTCAATATTGGGATCTCATTTTAATTgagatatttttagaaaaactagaCTATAACACACATAAGGCTTTTGAATACGAGGTAGGTACAAAAAGTTTACCTACGCTAAAACAATTCTTTGAGTTTTTAGAAAATAGATgcaatattttagaaaaacttaACTGTTCTGAAACCCAACAGAAAGGTTTTAAATATTCACAAAAGGTGACACATTTTTCAAGCTCAGATAACAAGGTTAATTCTAATAAATTGAATTGTAGTTTTTGTAATCATTCGATGCACAACATTTATCAATGTGAAAAATTTAAAGCCAGTTCTCTTTCAGATAGGAATAATTTCGTTAAGTTAAAGCATTTGTGTAAGAATTGTCTTGGAAGTAAACATTTTGTAGCAAACTGTACTTCTCAAAGAACATGTAATATATGCAATAAGAAGCATCACTCTCTCTTGCACAGTGCCAACACTTCTATGGTTTCAAGCATCTCTCGTTCTCAAGTTCCTTCATCTAATTCTCATGCTCAAAACTCTCAACCTTCTCAAGGTACAAGTAGTGATAATCACATGCCTAGTGTATCACAAAGGAGTGCTCATAGTTTACAGcctcaaacctcttgtatgtcaGATACAACCCAAACGTTTACTGCCCTCTCTATAAAAAATGAAGTTCTCTTAGCAACAGCTTTAGTCACATTATATACAAAAGAACATCAACCCATAAGAGCCCGTTGTCTACTAGACAACGCTAGTCAGACCTCGTTTATTACACAAGAGCTTGTTAATAAACTTAAACTCTCTCCTTATACTAGAACATTAGAAATTTCAACGCTCTCCCAAAATTGTTCAGTGTCTAATAAAATGGTAGATTTAAAAATCTTCTCTCTTTATGACTGTAAAAAGGGGTTCATGACCTCGTGTGCTGTTCTCAAGAATATAACATGCAGACTCCCTCAAGTGCCGATTGATAGAACTAAAATCAAGCTTCCGGAGTGGGTACAATTGGCTGATCCATCATACTCAGTTCCCGGAAAAATTGACATGTTGTTAGGTTCAGATGTTTATGGAAAACTCTTATTAAATGATCTTATACAACTTGGAGATGGTCTTCCCACACTACAAAATACACATTTCGGTTATGTTATGTTTGGACAGGTTCCAGTTCGCCCTCACTCTAAAAATAATCTAAATTTATGTACTTTGCATGATAAGTCGCAAATCCTCTCAACCTCTAACTCGCAGCACGTTTCTCTCTTTACCCAATCCTTGTCAGATGACTCTATTGATAATAAACTTCAAAAATTCTGGGAAATTGAAGAGATTCCAGATAAAACCATTTTAACTCCTCAAGAAAATCTAGCagagcaaatatttaaaaatacaactCAAATTCTTCCGGACGGTAGATTTCAAGTGGACATTCCTTTAATTTCTAAGGATGCACCTACACAATTAGGGGATTCCTTTTATATGGCAAAGAAAAGATTTTTATCCTTAGAAAACAAACTCGTCAAGAACAATGAACTCTACACGCAATACAAAAATTTCATAAGTGAATATATATCTCTTTCTCATGCAAGGGTAGTTCCTCTCTCTCTTTTAAATTCAGACTcaggtaaaaaatattttcttcctCATCATTGTGTACTTAAGGAAGATAGTTTAACCACTAAGTTACGAGTAGTTTTTGATGGGTCAATGAAAACTACTACACAGGTATCATTAAATGATTTAATGTTAAAGGGTTACAGGACACAGCcagaattatttgatattcttATTCGTTTTAGGACTTATAAATTTGCCCTTACAGCTGACATTCAAAAAATGTTCAGGCAAATTAAAATTAATCCCGATCAAACTTTTCTACTAAATATTTTATGGCGTGATTCACCGCAAGAGGAATTGCAATGTTTAGAATTACAAACAGTAACTTATGGAACGAAATCGGCCCCCTTTCTAAGTACCCGTTGCTTAATGGAATTAGCCCATGTTCACAAGAATTCATATCCTCTCGCTAGTGATGCTTTGTTAAATTCATGTTATGTAGATGACATTCTCTTTGGCTCCGAAACTCTGGATGGTCTCTTTAAGGCTCATAATGAAATATCTGAACTTCTTAAAAAGGCATGTATCTCACTACACAAATGGTGCTCTAACTCTAAGgaatttttaacaaatatcaCTAACAAATCTCAAATTGCTAGTTATACAATTTCTCCAGAAAAGATTGCATCCAACAAGGTCTTAGGTTTACGTTGGGATGCCCAAACAGACAGTTTCTCAATTTCTATACCTAAAATTATGGTTAAAACTTCTTTCACAAAACGTGAAGTACTCTCCACAATAGCGCAAATATTTGATCCTCAGGGTCTCATAGCTCCTGTTACTATTATCGCAAAGATAATAATGCAAAAGATTTGGTTGTCAAAGGTAAATTGGGATGATGCTCTTACTTCTGAGTTACAATCAGAATGGATTGTATTTGTTTCTAATATCCCGTTcctcaaaaatattaatattcctAGACCACTATTCAGAACTGatccagataaaattataaaaattgaaaTTCACGCTTTCTCGGATGCTAGTATAAGAGCCTATGCTACATGTGTATATATACGAGTTATGGATCAATCTAAAAAGGTTAGTTGTACTCTTGTAGCTTCCAAAAGTCGTGTAGCTCCTCTCAAAACCCTAACTCTTCCACGATTGGAACTTATGGGCGCAGTTTTATGCTCCAAGCTCACTCAACGTTTAATTACTACCCTAAACTCAACTAGTATGCACATCAACTCTATTAACTTATGGTCCGATTCAGAAATTGTGCTGGCATGGCTTAAATCCCATCCTTCTCGATGGTCACAATTTGTAGCAAACCGTGTAGCACAAATTCAAGAAATATCCTCTGGTTTTCATTGGCGATATGTCAAATCAAAGGAAAATCCAGCAGATATTCTCTCTCGTGGACTCATACCATCCGAACTTGTAAATTCTCATTTATGGTGGCATGGACCACAATGGCTTGGTAAATATGATCTAACTCTAGATAGTTGTGACAAGGGGATGACATGTTCTAATCCACCCGAGGAAAGAAGATTATCTCATATGCAAACTCAACAATACCCTATAGAAAATTTTTGTTGTTCCATGTCAAATAAGTTTTCAAACTTCTCAACCTTTCAAAGAACCCTGGCTTATTGTTTTAGATTCATACACAATGCTACTATCTCTTCTGTCACAAGGTACGGCCCCCTTTCAGTATCAGAGTTGCATTCCTCTGagcaaaaaataattacatttttgcAACTTGTTTACTTTTCTCAAGAAATTTCAGAGCTCAAGTCGGGAAAAACTCTTTCCAACAAATCTCTTCTTTCACTAAATGTTTTTCTTGATGATAAGGAGATGTTAAGAGTTGGTGGTAGACTCAAGCATGCTCACGTTCCCTTTGATCAGAAATATCCACTTCTGTTGCCCTCCAAACATCACATCGTCCAACTTATGTTGAAAAGAGAACATATTAGATTATGTCATTCAGGTGCCCAGACCACCCTTTCCAATTTTCGTCTCAAGTATTGGCCCTTAAATGGATTAAGAACAATAAAGAAAATTATCCACTCTTGTATTACTTGCTTTCGATTTAGGGCTCAACCTGCCTCTCAACTAATGGCAGACTTACCCAAAGAACGCCTAGTTGTCTCACACCCATTTACCAATGTAGGTACAGACTTTGGTGGACCTTTTTTTATAAAGAGTTCAAGACTTCGTAAGGCTCCAGTAACAAAATGTTATATTGCCATATTCGTATGTATGGTTACCCGTGCGGTCCATATAGAACTTGTGTCAGGACTCTCCACAGAGGCCTTCATACTCACACTCAAACGTTTCATTAGTAGGCGTGGCAATCCAAAAATAATTTACAGTGATAATGCTTCAAACTTCTTTGGTGCTAAGAACCAACTCAAGGAGTTctccacatttttaaaaaataaggaaACGTCTAACTCAATCCAAAATTTTCTTGCTGCTTCTGAAATAAGTTGGAAATTTATCCCCCCTCGCTCTCCTCATCATGGCGGATTATGGGAAGCCGCCATTAAAAGcacaaaatatcatatttttagaCTGATAGGAAATTCTCAACTGACATTTGAAGAGTTCAGTACCGTACTCGCTCAAATTGAAGCTGTTCTGAACTCACGTCCTCTATGTTCTTTATCTAACGATCCTTCAGATCTCTCTTGTTTAACTCCAGGACACTTTTTAATCGGTAAGCCTCTCACTTCTTTTCCTGAAAGGGATGTTTCTGATATATCCGAAAATAGATTGTCAATTTGGCAAAGGAGTACAAAAATTCAACAGTTGTTTTGGAAACGCTGGACTGTTGACTATTTAAATAGACTACAGAATAGGCCCAAATGGACCTCAACTAAGGAAAATTTGCAATTGAACGATTTGGTTCTCTTAAAGGATGAGAATAATCCTCCTTTGAAGTGGCCCCTGGCAAGAGTGATTGAAGTTTTTCCAGGAAGCAATAAGAGAGTTAGAGTTGTCAAGGTACAAACTAAGGATGGAATCTTTACTCGCTCAATTGCAAAACTATGTCCCTTACCAGATTATAAACGTTAA